AAGCTTTTCGCAGAGGGCGCAAAGTTTATTATAATCCATTTGCTGTCTCATTGCTTCAAACAAAGTAATTGGGTAATTTATATTTACTCAAACAAGGCCCTCAATTCTGTAGCGTGTTTTGGCTTCAATTTCCCGGCAAGAATTAAACTCATTTCCCTACGACGAAGGGCACTTTTGTACCTTTTCATTTCTTCGTCGGTCTCCGGTAATATTTCCGGAACTTTTCTTTTATTCCCTTCTTCATCGAGAGCGGCAAAAATATAGATGGCAGTATTGGCCTTAAATTTGTCTTTCCCGCTTCGGTCTTCAACCCAAACATCTACAAAAACTTCCATTGAAGTATTGAAAGCTCTTGTTACGTTTGCTTCTAAAGTAACAACACTTCCCAACGGAATCGGCACATTAAACGAAACATTGTTTACAGATGCGGTAACTACAATTCCCTCACTATGACGTTTCGAGGCAACAGAAGATGCCAGATCCATCCAGGCCAAAAGCTGTCCGCCAAATAAGTTCCCAAGAGGGTTTGTATCGTTTGGAAGAACTATCTGGGTCATTGTAGTAGTTGATTCGCTTACTCGTTTCTGTTGCATATTTGTTGTTTTTATCAAAGATAACGAAATTATCACTGTTACTATTCCGGTAGGGATAGAAACGGCAGCTTTTTGCAATAAAATGTATTGAGCGTATTGCTATAAGAGCGATTTTATGAGCTCCTTATAGCAATTTACAGCGAAAACTTTTTATTGCAAAAACTATAGTGGATGAGCCCGTAAAACCGGCCAAAAAAAAGACCGCCTTAAAAATAAGACAGCCCTTAATAGTGTAATAATTAATGTTTTCTAGTGAGGAATCTTAGTCCTCAGAACTCCGTACATGAAAGTTCCTATAAGTATCGAAATCATAAATATTATAAAAACCGGATTCCCTGCTCCAATTAATATAAATACCATTCCCGGACAAAGCCCTGAAAGCCCCCAGCCAAGTCCGAAGATTATTCCTCCGATAATATAACGGGGCCATGTTTTTGCTTTATCATTTATTTTTACGGGATTACCGTTGATGTCATTAAGTTTACCACTTTTAAATATCCATGTAACTACAATTCCTATAGCTATAGCTGTACCAATTATACCGTACATGTGAAATGCCTGAAATTTGAACATTTCGAAAATTCTGAACCATGATACTGCTTCGGTCATATACATTGTAACTCCGAATAGTATCCCTACTAATATAAATTTTATATGTTTCATTCTGCGTAAAAATTATAGGTTAGTGATGAAAGGAAGTATATAATTTACCATTATCAAACCTCCGATAAAAAATCCTATCACCGCTACTACCGATGGTAGCTGGAAATTTGAAATACCCGAAATTGCCATGCCCGATGTACAGCCTCCGGCGTATCTTGCACCAAAACCTATCAGCATTCCGCCAATTACTACTATAATAAATCCTTTAAGAGTAAGAACTGACTCCCAAGATTGGTAAAACTCAGGGAGTAAAGGCACTTCACCATAAGTCAGGTTAAAGCCATAACTTTCGTTAAGTGTATTTACGGTTGCCTCCGAAATTTGTGCAAAGTGTGGCTCCGGAGCAATAAACTGCATTGTAAGATAACCTCCTATTGCAGCTCCAAAGACAAACATCAAATTCCAAATCTGCGTTTTCCACGGAAAATCGAAGAAGTCCGAAAATTTACCTCCACCAAAAATAGCTACAAGTACTCGTGTGACTGCCGACGTTCCGAACTCTTTTCCAAACCATAACAGAAAGAAAAGAATTGAAGCTATTATGGTACCGGAAACGTACCAGGGCCAAGTTTGACTAATAAATTCCATCATTTTATTAATATTTGAGTTAAATGAATTAAAGTTTCTATGTAAATATATCAGGCTAAATTATGTATCAAAAATAGTTTATTTCCTGACTTATATCACCTTGATAGATAATTAAAACTCCAACTCCGACATAAACAACATATTGCCAGGTAATTACATTTCACAATATAGTATAAATTTTAGCACTAATATAAATATATTAATATTTACATGTTTATATCATTTCCTATGGCGGGTTTATCATTAACAGGTGCTACTTGTCTAAAACATTTTTCTTCCTGATTTACTCTTAGCATTTTTGCAGCGGAAAGCTAAGGTAGTTGTAGCTAAAGCATTTCGTAGTAAATTTAGGTTAGTTTGACTAAAAGGTTCGCATTTTATGTGAACCTTTTTCTTTTTATATCTGTATTGATTTTACAATTTGTATAACAGGTACTCCTTAAATATCTACAGATAATAATCTGTGCAAAATCTAAGATTCACCACATCAATATTGCATTTTATATTACCTTTGTTTTACACCAAGTTGATTTTAATATGAAAAATTTAATACTCTTATTATTGATCTTAAGTGGAACTTATGGTTTCGCTCAGGATCAAAATCAAATTTCAGTTTCGTTGGGAATTGGACAAAATAGCATGCTACAGGATGAATCATTATCGAACAATACTATACACGGTGAAAAATTCAATTCGATAGAATTGCGCTATGTACATAATTTTATTAAAAAATTCAACCGCAGAAAAGTGTGGGCACTTGAAACAGGAATTATGTATGCCAAGCACGAAGTAGTTATTTCGGA
The Bacteroidota bacterium genome window above contains:
- a CDS encoding YeeE/YedE thiosulfate transporter family protein — translated: MMEFISQTWPWYVSGTIIASILFFLLWFGKEFGTSAVTRVLVAIFGGGKFSDFFDFPWKTQIWNLMFVFGAAIGGYLTMQFIAPEPHFAQISEATVNTLNESYGFNLTYGEVPLLPEFYQSWESVLTLKGFIIVVIGGMLIGFGARYAGGCTSGMAISGISNFQLPSVVAVIGFFIGGLIMVNYILPFITNL
- a CDS encoding DUF6691 family protein translates to MKHIKFILVGILFGVTMYMTEAVSWFRIFEMFKFQAFHMYGIIGTAIAIGIVVTWIFKSGKLNDINGNPVKINDKAKTWPRYIIGGIIFGLGWGLSGLCPGMVFILIGAGNPVFIIFMISILIGTFMYGVLRTKIPH
- a CDS encoding acyl-CoA thioesterase yields the protein MQQKRVSESTTTMTQIVLPNDTNPLGNLFGGQLLAWMDLASSVASKRHSEGIVVTASVNNVSFNVPIPLGSVVTLEANVTRAFNTSMEVFVDVWVEDRSGKDKFKANTAIYIFAALDEEGNKRKVPEILPETDEEMKRYKSALRRREMSLILAGKLKPKHATELRALFE